In the genome of bacterium, one region contains:
- a CDS encoding DUF58 domain-containing protein has product MAINVKELMKQVGKIRLVTSRLVDEHLSGEYHSVFKGQGIEFDEVREYVPGDDIRSIDWNVTARMGMPFIKRYCEERELTVMFLVDVSGSQSFGSGQRAKAELAAEVTCLFALSAIKNQDKVGLILFSDRIEASFPPRKGRTAVMRLVREVLAAEETRRGTNLAGALRFLNQVQKRRTVVFIISDFMDSGFERELRITGRHHDVVCVSIADPRESVLPDVGLVEIQDPETGEVELLDTSSPQLRQAFFEKAAQEADALKRLFRKNKIDALHLSTERPFIDDIHKLFRQRQIRAARG; this is encoded by the coding sequence ATGGCTATCAACGTCAAAGAATTGATGAAGCAGGTGGGGAAGATCCGCCTGGTGACCAGTCGTCTGGTCGATGAGCATCTCTCCGGTGAATACCATTCGGTGTTCAAGGGGCAGGGGATTGAGTTTGACGAGGTCCGTGAGTATGTGCCCGGGGATGACATCCGGTCGATTGACTGGAATGTCACGGCCCGGATGGGGATGCCCTTCATCAAGCGCTACTGCGAAGAGCGCGAGTTGACGGTCATGTTCCTGGTCGATGTCTCGGGCTCCCAGTCGTTCGGTTCCGGCCAGCGTGCCAAGGCGGAACTGGCGGCGGAAGTCACCTGCCTGTTTGCCTTGTCCGCCATTAAAAACCAGGACAAGGTCGGGCTGATTCTGTTCAGCGACCGGATCGAGGCCTCCTTCCCGCCGAGGAAGGGGCGGACGGCCGTCATGCGGTTGGTGCGGGAGGTGTTGGCCGCTGAGGAGACCCGGCGGGGGACCAATCTGGCCGGGGCGCTGCGGTTCCTGAATCAGGTCCAGAAACGCCGTACCGTGGTCTTTATCATTTCAGACTTCATGGACAGCGGATTTGAGCGTGAGCTACGGATTACCGGACGGCACCATGATGTGGTCTGTGTGTCGATAGCCGATCCGCGCGAATCGGTCCTGCCCGATGTGGGGCTGGTTGAGATTCAAGATCCGGAAACCGGCGAGGTCGAACTGCTGGATACCTCCTCGCCCCAGCTGCGCCAGGCCTTCTTTGAAAAAGCGGCGCAGGAGGCCGATGCCCTTAAGCGGTTGTTCAGGAAAAACAAGATTGATGCCCTCCACCTGTCTACGGAGCGTCCGTTTATTGATGATATTCACAAGTTGTTCCGGCAGCGGCAAATCAGGGCGGCACGGGGATGA
- a CDS encoding MoxR family ATPase, with translation MSTDIAATASIINEQKDIVDSVRQEVNKVLVGQERLLDRMLIALISNGHLLIEGVPGLAKTTAIKTMAQALGLKFQRISFTPDLLPADVIGTMVFNPREGTFSPRLGPIFTNLLLADEINRAPAKVQSALLEAMQEHQVTIGDKTYPLPEPFMVMATQNPLEQEGTYPLPEAQIDRFMLKCRVDYPSKDDERRIMNRFTRKSDIKINPMMSGKQILEIRSILDQVYCDEKVADYILDIVFATRKPADYKLDIGHLIQYGGSPRASLFLNIAARANALLHGRGYATPQDVKEIAYDVLRHRLILTYEAEAENLKSEDIIAKILNEIPVP, from the coding sequence ATGAGTACTGATATTGCCGCTACTGCCAGCATCATTAATGAGCAAAAAGACATCGTCGACTCGGTGCGACAGGAAGTGAATAAAGTCCTGGTCGGACAGGAGCGTCTGCTGGACCGGATGCTCATCGCCCTGATTTCCAATGGGCATCTCCTGATTGAGGGGGTGCCGGGCCTGGCGAAGACCACGGCCATCAAAACGATGGCCCAGGCCCTCGGCTTGAAGTTCCAGCGCATCAGCTTTACCCCGGACCTGCTCCCTGCCGATGTGATCGGGACCATGGTGTTCAATCCGCGGGAGGGGACCTTTTCTCCGCGACTGGGGCCGATTTTCACGAACCTGCTGCTGGCCGACGAAATCAATCGGGCGCCGGCCAAGGTCCAGTCCGCGCTGTTGGAGGCCATGCAGGAACATCAGGTGACCATTGGTGATAAAACCTATCCCCTGCCTGAACCCTTCATGGTGATGGCCACCCAGAACCCCCTGGAGCAGGAAGGCACCTACCCGCTGCCGGAAGCCCAGATTGACCGGTTCATGCTGAAGTGCCGCGTGGATTACCCTTCCAAGGATGATGAGCGCCGCATTATGAACCGCTTCACCCGTAAGTCGGACATCAAGATCAATCCCATGATGTCCGGAAAGCAGATTCTGGAGATCCGCAGTATTCTCGATCAGGTCTATTGTGACGAGAAGGTGGCCGACTATATCCTGGACATCGTGTTTGCCACCCGCAAGCCGGCGGATTACAAGCTCGATATCGGGCACCTCATCCAGTATGGCGGTTCTCCCCGCGCCAGTTTGTTCCTGAATATTGCCGCCCGGGCGAATGCCCTGCTGCATGGCCGCGGTTATGCCACGCCCCAGGATGTCAAGGAGATCGCCTATGATGTCCTGCGCCACCGGTTGATCCTGACCTATGAAGCCGAGGCTGAGAATCTGAAGAGCGAGGATATCATCGCGAAAATCCTGAATGAAATCCCGGTGCCGTAA
- a CDS encoding Hsp20/alpha crystallin family protein: MTELMAKSRTTRLLAEVVVLFCVIILLQLGLLLQRHLGRPASPPAPPVAPSVWSQADEIGAMFARALDEAERRNAAFDEGWARLQVTPDFNIQDHDTAYEVAIRLPGVDKAGIRITLNGAVLSIVAQQEYQQTAESSPRGTRQIRRASQRFERHLRLPGATLEASKIKAAFTNDLLVIMIPKEASPDLVPRPVQVY; this comes from the coding sequence ATGACGGAACTGATGGCAAAATCCAGGACAACGCGCCTGCTGGCAGAGGTGGTTGTTTTATTTTGCGTCATCATCCTTCTCCAGCTTGGGCTCCTGCTTCAGCGTCATCTGGGACGGCCGGCCTCACCTCCCGCCCCCCCGGTGGCTCCTTCAGTTTGGAGTCAGGCGGATGAGATTGGCGCCATGTTCGCCCGTGCGCTGGATGAAGCGGAGCGACGGAATGCCGCTTTCGACGAGGGGTGGGCCCGGCTCCAGGTGACGCCTGACTTCAATATTCAGGATCATGATACAGCCTATGAGGTCGCGATCCGTCTGCCGGGGGTGGACAAAGCGGGGATTCGGATCACCTTGAACGGGGCCGTGCTGAGCATTGTGGCGCAACAGGAGTATCAGCAGACGGCGGAGAGTTCACCTCGTGGCACCCGCCAGATCCGCCGGGCGAGTCAGCGGTTTGAGCGGCATCTCAGGTTGCCGGGGGCCACTTTGGAGGCGTCGAAAATAAAGGCCGCCTTTACCAATGATCTGCTGGTGATTATGATTCCCAAGGAGGCCTCGCCTGATCTGGTGCCGAGGCCGGTTCAGGTGTATTGA
- a CDS encoding archaeosortase/exosortase family protein: MISKRQKNQMLLSHRAVLFAVFILVTAWVWANLPRLAAGQNGVLSFFLGTLFALILIFRTKLPDEHFKLPDWSLGMIGAGGALLAILGMIIPVHQSEWLGILLIVYAALAWSLPRRYGKDLILALLLIYWIHPLPGQIFGPFQLAMQSLSVKLSEGLLQALNVRVWGDDLVLRVGTRVFGVPEACSGMKTAITVLFCGMGVGLIMRLGKWAMAGLLGLGLIQVLILNVIRISGMVWFGKDKPPGWNDQALHDTMGIFLLLAVGLIHLDAVLLRQWLAFRQRQKALAASNDEIGEDDEKIRRWPVFWRFTFRWWKQGTAILVVLAIAAFFRLHLGPYHRAQMIRGVAQGISTSDPETAQRAIQAALLLVPGDDDLLRDLARIKIGRGKQEEALRIIQRKPAKDRSLEDRVLEARALLELKRITEAGETIALFPAESRRLPGVALVLAEFYAMLNKPTEVATYVVLAARGVGTQERIRGLFPYMAARDLWESIRLSDSDLPYATTLQGLIAVESRLRVGDTTSAANVLRRAMKNRALEPAFLNPAIRIMRDRPDIEWQRLFETLFMTNLKTLKAPDLTLAMDGAFSIGRPDIGWLAFTRLTAIAPGDPMLLIAPAEYGRKWFQFRHEVLGAGGYGDALIDAKPFFQLAAGLPPWKELWKRIPLAGELGGLISREGYERQLKLCLDALKKIETQKALDMRLKLLWGRVLGELGRWDEAHEKLTAFERESTHQHPLYLVAHAELYKAQGDWEMGYETLSEYVRTEPHPPLTVWLDLAQAAMSLDLGSYAMECMEEARRDYPESEEWSLAIAGMWSFFGFSEDALFVVNNMKHAPHPALRAKLLLATGRVVEGQKLVLVENLNDVIIPKRQTELLPPAEWALEWRGGQLTDEDYALERKALKPRQSPFLKALQGNKASWYSARGQGGTSELSKWTGIGRDSREKALALGELTLLLLRQDRTNEAGIAITRALELQPASGLLNRLNVLLKKDARTAGQALAAQPLDGELWLAYLVTNIRAGATPAWTDREIIKAVDNRLYAPGTLVRAGDFLLRNGQTNAAAILARAAIKDGQGLLPADVLGVTTAIKLKDNAWALACARAGTEHALEPWPFYKIIIGLKTRSGNADPDTIRALEGLASHYPEDSIWAERLGEVYFQKGQTDRALGVLEDALAREAGQKQAVPRTYLLAAESARREGNIPRAIKILKSAYVRYPADLNVLNNLIFTLAQDPLYVSEALTLLPTLLATQKNDFAIHDTAALVYMRSGNLIEAEKHMQKALTLVKKGNYAWLEVYLNAAEAQLRMGKLRDARESLTLILKSPERSSVIDARARELQDELSRKEREQTKWF; the protein is encoded by the coding sequence ATGATTTCTAAGCGTCAAAAGAATCAAATGCTCCTTTCGCACCGGGCCGTCCTTTTTGCGGTGTTTATTCTCGTCACCGCATGGGTCTGGGCGAACCTGCCGCGTCTGGCTGCCGGTCAAAATGGCGTCCTGTCCTTTTTTCTTGGAACCCTCTTTGCGCTTATCCTGATCTTCCGGACCAAGCTTCCTGACGAACACTTTAAATTACCGGACTGGAGCCTCGGCATGATCGGCGCGGGAGGGGCGCTGCTTGCCATTCTGGGGATGATTATCCCCGTTCACCAATCTGAATGGCTGGGAATCCTGCTGATCGTGTATGCCGCCCTGGCCTGGTCCTTACCCCGGCGCTACGGGAAGGACCTGATCCTCGCCTTACTCCTGATCTACTGGATTCACCCCCTGCCAGGCCAGATCTTCGGGCCGTTCCAACTGGCCATGCAGTCCCTGTCGGTCAAACTCAGTGAGGGCCTGCTACAGGCGCTGAATGTCCGCGTGTGGGGGGATGACCTCGTCCTGCGCGTGGGAACACGGGTGTTCGGCGTCCCGGAAGCCTGCAGCGGAATGAAGACGGCCATCACGGTGCTCTTTTGCGGAATGGGCGTGGGCCTGATCATGCGGTTGGGCAAATGGGCCATGGCCGGTCTGCTGGGACTGGGGCTGATTCAAGTCCTGATTCTCAATGTCATCCGCATTTCAGGCATGGTCTGGTTCGGCAAAGACAAGCCCCCGGGTTGGAATGATCAGGCCCTGCATGACACCATGGGTATTTTCCTCCTGCTCGCCGTGGGCCTCATTCATCTGGACGCCGTACTGCTCCGTCAATGGCTGGCGTTCCGGCAACGGCAAAAGGCCCTCGCCGCCTCGAACGACGAAATCGGGGAGGATGACGAGAAAATCCGGCGCTGGCCGGTCTTCTGGCGATTCACTTTCAGATGGTGGAAACAAGGCACGGCCATTCTGGTCGTTCTGGCGATTGCCGCTTTTTTCCGTCTCCACCTGGGGCCCTATCACCGCGCCCAGATGATCCGGGGCGTCGCCCAGGGAATTTCCACCTCCGATCCCGAGACCGCCCAGCGCGCGATTCAGGCCGCGTTGCTTCTGGTCCCGGGCGATGATGACCTCCTGCGGGATCTGGCCAGGATCAAAATCGGCAGGGGGAAACAGGAGGAAGCCTTGCGCATTATCCAGCGGAAACCGGCCAAAGACCGCTCCCTTGAGGATCGGGTCCTTGAAGCCCGCGCCCTGCTGGAACTGAAACGTATCACGGAGGCCGGCGAGACCATCGCCCTGTTCCCGGCCGAATCACGCCGCTTACCCGGCGTGGCCCTGGTGCTGGCGGAATTCTACGCCATGCTGAACAAGCCGACCGAAGTGGCGACCTATGTCGTTCTGGCGGCCAGGGGTGTCGGCACACAGGAACGCATCCGCGGCCTATTTCCCTATATGGCGGCACGCGACCTCTGGGAATCGATCCGTCTCTCGGACTCAGACCTTCCCTATGCCACCACCCTTCAAGGGCTGATTGCCGTGGAATCACGGCTCCGGGTGGGCGACACCACCAGCGCCGCCAATGTCCTGCGGCGCGCCATGAAGAACCGCGCGCTTGAGCCCGCGTTTTTGAACCCGGCCATACGGATCATGCGTGACCGTCCTGATATCGAGTGGCAGCGCTTGTTTGAAACCCTGTTCATGACCAACCTGAAAACGTTAAAAGCCCCCGACCTCACGCTGGCGATGGACGGCGCCTTCTCGATCGGTCGACCGGATATCGGTTGGCTGGCATTTACCCGCCTGACCGCCATCGCCCCCGGGGACCCCATGTTGCTGATTGCCCCTGCCGAATATGGCCGGAAGTGGTTCCAGTTCCGTCACGAAGTCCTGGGGGCGGGCGGATACGGGGATGCCCTGATCGACGCCAAACCCTTCTTCCAACTCGCGGCCGGCCTGCCCCCCTGGAAGGAATTATGGAAACGGATTCCCCTGGCCGGCGAGCTGGGTGGCCTCATTTCGAGGGAAGGCTATGAGCGCCAACTGAAACTCTGCCTGGACGCCCTGAAGAAAATTGAAACCCAGAAGGCGCTGGATATGCGCCTTAAACTCCTCTGGGGTCGTGTCCTGGGGGAATTGGGACGCTGGGATGAAGCCCATGAAAAACTGACCGCTTTCGAGCGCGAGTCCACTCACCAGCACCCCCTCTACCTGGTTGCGCATGCGGAACTCTACAAGGCGCAGGGGGACTGGGAGATGGGGTACGAAACCCTCTCCGAATATGTGCGCACCGAGCCGCACCCGCCATTGACCGTCTGGCTTGATCTGGCCCAGGCCGCAATGTCATTGGATCTCGGTTCCTATGCCATGGAATGCATGGAGGAGGCACGCCGGGATTACCCGGAGTCGGAAGAATGGTCGCTGGCCATCGCCGGCATGTGGAGTTTCTTCGGCTTCAGCGAGGATGCCCTCTTTGTGGTCAATAACATGAAACATGCCCCGCACCCCGCCCTGCGCGCCAAATTGCTCCTGGCCACCGGCCGCGTGGTGGAAGGCCAGAAACTGGTGCTGGTCGAGAATCTTAACGATGTGATCATCCCTAAACGTCAAACCGAACTTCTTCCGCCTGCGGAATGGGCGTTGGAATGGCGCGGGGGACAACTCACGGACGAGGATTATGCGCTTGAGCGGAAAGCATTAAAACCCAGGCAATCCCCATTCCTGAAAGCCCTGCAAGGGAACAAGGCCTCCTGGTATTCGGCCAGAGGCCAGGGCGGCACCTCGGAGCTGTCGAAGTGGACGGGCATCGGCCGTGACTCACGGGAAAAGGCCCTGGCACTGGGAGAACTCACCCTCCTGTTGCTACGACAGGACCGTACTAATGAGGCGGGGATCGCCATCACCCGGGCGCTTGAACTACAACCCGCCTCGGGGCTGCTCAACCGTCTCAATGTGCTGCTTAAAAAGGATGCACGCACCGCCGGTCAGGCGCTGGCCGCCCAACCCCTGGATGGTGAATTATGGCTGGCGTATCTGGTAACCAACATCCGCGCGGGCGCCACCCCGGCCTGGACTGACCGCGAAATCATCAAGGCCGTTGACAACCGCCTCTATGCGCCCGGTACGCTGGTCCGGGCCGGCGACTTCCTGTTGCGGAACGGCCAGACCAATGCGGCTGCCATCCTGGCCCGAGCCGCCATCAAGGACGGACAGGGCTTGCTTCCGGCTGACGTACTGGGGGTCACCACTGCCATCAAGCTTAAAGACAATGCCTGGGCTCTGGCCTGCGCCCGGGCCGGTACGGAACACGCCCTTGAGCCCTGGCCATTCTATAAGATTATTATCGGCCTGAAAACGCGCTCAGGAAACGCTGATCCGGACACCATCCGGGCCCTGGAAGGACTGGCCTCCCATTATCCCGAGGACAGCATCTGGGCGGAGCGGCTGGGCGAAGTGTATTTCCAGAAGGGTCAAACCGACCGGGCACTAGGCGTTCTGGAAGATGCCCTGGCACGGGAGGCCGGACAGAAACAGGCGGTGCCGCGTACCTACCTGCTGGCGGCCGAGTCTGCACGACGCGAAGGCAATATTCCGCGTGCCATCAAGATCCTCAAGTCCGCCTATGTCCGCTATCCCGCCGACTTGAACGTCCTGAATAATCTCATCTTCACCCTGGCGCAGGACCCGCTGTATGTCTCCGAGGCCCTG